Proteins from a genomic interval of Pseudomonas silesiensis:
- the ruvA gene encoding Holliday junction branch migration protein RuvA: MIGRLRGTLAEKQPPHLILDVNGLGYELEVPMTTLYRLPSVGEPLTLHTHLVVREDAQLLYGFFGKRERDFFRELIRLNGVGPKLALALMSSLEVDELVRCVQSQDTSALTKVPGVGKKTAERLLVELKDRFKAWETVPAMFALVPNQPGGPDAAPVATAENDAVSALISLGYKPQEASKAISAIKEKGLSSEDMIRRALKGMI; this comes from the coding sequence CTTGCGCGGCACACTGGCTGAGAAACAGCCGCCGCACCTGATTCTGGATGTAAATGGTCTGGGGTATGAGCTGGAAGTGCCCATGACCACGCTGTATCGCTTGCCGTCGGTCGGTGAACCGCTGACCTTGCACACCCATTTAGTCGTACGCGAAGACGCGCAGTTACTCTATGGCTTCTTCGGCAAGCGTGAGCGAGACTTTTTTCGCGAGTTGATTCGTCTCAATGGTGTAGGCCCGAAGCTGGCCCTGGCCTTGATGTCGAGTCTGGAAGTCGACGAGCTGGTGCGTTGCGTGCAGTCCCAGGACACCTCGGCCCTGACCAAGGTGCCTGGCGTGGGCAAGAAGACCGCCGAGCGCTTGCTGGTGGAACTCAAGGACCGCTTCAAGGCCTGGGAAACGGTACCGGCGATGTTCGCCCTGGTGCCAAACCAGCCGGGCGGGCCAGACGCGGCTCCGGTCGCCACCGCCGAAAATGACGCGGTCAGCGCGCTGATTTCCCTGGGCTACAAGCCGCAGGAAGCCAGCAAGGCGATTTCTGCGATCAAGGAGAAAGGTTTGAGCAGTGAAGACATGATTCGTCGTGCCCTGAAGGGAATGATTTAA
- the ruvB gene encoding Holliday junction branch migration DNA helicase RuvB translates to MIEADRLIAATGVPRDREEVQDRAIRPVSLAEYIGQPTVREQMELFIQAARGRKESLDHTLIFGPPGLGKTTLANIIAQEMGVSIKSTSGPVLERPGDLAALLTNLEPHDVLFIDEIHRLSPIVEEVLYPAMEDFQLDIMIGEGPAARSIKLDLPPFTLVGATTRAGMLTNPLRDRFGIVQRLEFYNTADLATIVSRSATILGLPLDPEGAFEIARRARGTPRIANRLLRRVRDFAEVRAKGHITKPIADLALNLLDVDERGFDHQDRRLLLTMIEKFDGGPVGVDSLAAAISEERHTIEDVLEPYLIQQGYIMRTPRGRVVTRHAYLHFGLNIPSRLGEMPVVDEFLDAVDD, encoded by the coding sequence GTGATTGAAGCCGATCGTCTGATCGCCGCCACGGGTGTTCCCCGTGACCGCGAGGAAGTCCAGGACCGGGCCATTCGCCCCGTCAGCCTGGCCGAATACATTGGCCAGCCGACTGTTCGCGAGCAGATGGAGTTGTTCATCCAGGCGGCCCGTGGACGTAAGGAGTCCCTGGACCACACGCTGATTTTCGGCCCGCCGGGCCTGGGTAAAACCACCCTGGCCAACATCATCGCCCAGGAAATGGGGGTGTCGATCAAAAGCACTTCGGGGCCCGTGCTTGAACGCCCGGGTGACCTGGCCGCGCTACTGACCAACCTTGAGCCTCACGATGTGTTGTTCATCGACGAAATCCATCGGCTCTCGCCGATCGTCGAAGAAGTGCTGTACCCGGCAATGGAAGATTTCCAGCTCGACATCATGATCGGCGAAGGGCCGGCCGCGCGTTCGATCAAGCTCGATCTGCCGCCGTTCACCCTGGTCGGTGCGACGACGCGGGCCGGGATGCTGACCAATCCGTTGCGTGACCGTTTCGGTATCGTCCAGCGCCTGGAGTTCTACAACACGGCCGACCTGGCAACGATTGTCAGCCGCTCGGCGACCATCCTCGGCTTGCCGCTGGACCCGGAAGGCGCCTTTGAAATCGCCCGCCGTGCCCGCGGCACCCCGCGGATCGCCAATCGCCTGCTGCGCCGGGTGCGGGACTTTGCCGAGGTTCGCGCCAAGGGCCACATCACCAAGCCGATCGCCGACCTGGCGTTGAACCTGCTGGATGTCGACGAACGTGGCTTCGATCACCAGGACCGGCGTCTGCTGTTGACCATGATCGAGAAGTTCGACGGTGGCCCGGTCGGGGTCGATAGCCTCGCCGCGGCGATCAGCGAAGAGCGCCACACCATCGAAGACGTGCTGGAGCCCTACCTGATCCAGCAGGGCTACATCATGCGCACACCGCGGGGGCGGGTGGTGACGCGGCATGCATACCTGCATTTCGGCTTAAACATTCCGTCACGATTGGGCGAGATGCCCGTGGTAGACGAATTCCTCGATGCCGTGGACGATTAA
- the ybgC gene encoding tol-pal system-associated acyl-CoA thioesterase, whose translation MRAQNGLGPFAFRCRVYYEDTDAGGIVYYVNYLKFMERARTERLRELGFAQSALAGEDLLFVVHSSEARYHAPARLDDELLVSAEVIELNRASLRFKQQVRRATDNVLLCEGQFLVACVRTDSLKPRAIPEALRTAFAVVSGAGTHSKQEIKRGS comes from the coding sequence ATGCGCGCGCAAAACGGGCTTGGGCCTTTCGCATTTCGTTGTCGCGTTTATTACGAGGACACCGATGCGGGCGGCATCGTGTATTACGTCAATTACCTCAAGTTTATGGAACGGGCTCGAACCGAGCGGCTCCGGGAGCTGGGCTTTGCCCAGTCGGCGCTGGCAGGTGAGGACCTGTTGTTTGTCGTGCATTCCAGCGAAGCGCGTTACCACGCGCCGGCGCGACTGGACGACGAACTGCTGGTAAGCGCCGAGGTAATCGAATTGAACCGTGCCAGCTTGCGCTTCAAGCAGCAGGTCAGGCGGGCTACGGATAATGTGCTGCTCTGCGAAGGGCAGTTTCTGGTGGCCTGTGTGCGCACTGACAGTTTAAAACCCCGGGCCATTCCCGAAGCTCTACGTACGGCCTTTGCCGTCGTGAGCGGCGCGGGTACACACTCAAAGCAGGAGATAAAGCGTGGAAGCTAA